In the genome of Pseudomonas sp. HS6, one region contains:
- a CDS encoding type 1 glutamine amidotransferase domain-containing protein, with product MKILMVLTSHDQLGNTGKKTGFWLEEFAAPYYAFKDAGADITLVSPAGGQPPLDPKSDEPDAQTAETDRFRKDSAAQQALANTGRLADANAEDFDAVFYPGGHGPLWDLAEDKHSIALIEAFARSNKPHGFVCHAPGVLRHVLGAESKPLVKDRDVTGFTNSEEAAVGLTDVVPFLVEDEFQRLGARYSKVADWQVHVVTDGKLVTGQNPASSAAVAEKLLKLLG from the coding sequence ATGAAAATCTTGATGGTTCTGACTTCCCACGATCAACTCGGCAACACCGGCAAGAAAACCGGCTTCTGGCTCGAAGAATTCGCCGCCCCGTACTACGCCTTCAAGGACGCCGGCGCCGATATCACGCTGGTCTCGCCCGCTGGTGGCCAGCCACCGCTTGATCCGAAAAGCGACGAACCCGACGCACAGACCGCCGAAACCGATCGATTCCGCAAGGATTCGGCGGCGCAACAAGCGCTGGCGAACACCGGGCGCCTGGCCGATGCCAACGCTGAAGATTTCGATGCGGTGTTTTATCCAGGTGGCCACGGCCCGCTCTGGGATCTGGCCGAAGACAAGCATTCGATTGCCCTGATCGAAGCCTTCGCCCGCAGCAACAAGCCTCATGGTTTCGTCTGCCACGCCCCCGGCGTACTGCGGCATGTGCTCGGCGCTGAGAGCAAACCCTTGGTCAAGGATCGTGACGTCACCGGTTTCACCAACTCCGAAGAAGCGGCGGTCGGTCTGACAGACGTTGTGCCGTTCCTGGTCGAAGACGAGTTCCAGCGCCTTGGCGCCCGTTATTCCAAAGTCGCCGACTGGCAAGTGCACGTGGTGACCGACGGAAAACTGGTCACTGGCCAGAATCCAGCCAGTTCCGCCGCTGTCGCCGAGAAACTGTTGAAGCTGCTCGGCTGA
- a CDS encoding TetR/AcrR family transcriptional regulator, producing MKPTYDDTRQHLLDTGHRMMAEKGFTSVGLNEILQTAGVPKGSFYHYFKSKELYGQALLEDYFVGYLADMERRLTLPGLNARERLMDYWQGWQDRCTLEGHGDECLVVKLSAEVADLSEAMRLTLRDGAEQVVARITICIEQGQADQCLPDGDARQLAETLYQLWLGASLLNKLQRTGQSLSTSMATTKRLLGA from the coding sequence ATGAAACCGACCTACGACGACACCCGCCAACACCTGCTCGACACCGGCCACCGGATGATGGCCGAGAAAGGCTTCACCAGTGTCGGCTTGAACGAGATCCTGCAGACCGCCGGTGTGCCCAAGGGCTCGTTCTATCACTACTTCAAATCCAAAGAGCTGTACGGCCAGGCGCTGCTCGAGGATTACTTTGTCGGTTACCTCGCCGACATGGAGCGGCGCCTGACGCTGCCGGGCCTGAATGCCCGCGAGCGACTGATGGATTACTGGCAGGGCTGGCAGGATCGCTGCACGCTGGAAGGGCACGGCGACGAGTGCCTGGTGGTGAAGCTCAGTGCCGAGGTGGCCGATCTGTCCGAGGCCATGCGCCTCACCCTGCGAGATGGTGCCGAGCAAGTGGTGGCACGTATCACCATTTGCATTGAACAAGGCCAGGCCGATCAATGCCTGCCCGACGGCGATGCCCGGCAACTGGCGGAAACCCTGTATCAGCTTTGGCTGGGGGCCAGTCTGTTGAACAAGTTGCAACGGACCGGGCAGTCGTTGAGCACATCGATGGCGACCACCAAGCGACTCTTGGGCGCCTGA
- a CDS encoding CdaR family transcriptional regulator, with amino-acid sequence MTPIPTLSARLATITREFANTPSLLTAEINSQLNGMAGYKDLTPEARKDLENSLSYTARLWCETLLTGEGLSQDTRRTLKEIGCRRVHQGVPLQSLMRGFSLGVREIWSGYLELARDDDALSKELLLQISGYMFDFFDDIAEEVVQAYLEEQIQKVRWREHLHQRLYHFLLHSPQDSEGFEDTLSALGLDASTPRVALALELPLRPVQPLQREDEFDRLTLQVSRHLKIPVKELIRVWYRDRLVIWLPGIKGETLTQCDQRMSDSAASLPALLPSLRGIGIGLLNQGIAGWIGTAEEAIKAIDLFPFDGAEARVRRYSSVLIEDSVRSHDNTLRYLMSLIEQLSHEPDLLLTLEAFFSSGRHRAQTAKTLGIHPNTLNYRTGRIENLLGADLNDINWVSRLDTALKLRRHSISKGQER; translated from the coding sequence GTGACTCCAATTCCCACCCTCAGCGCTCGACTTGCAACGATCACCCGCGAGTTTGCGAACACCCCTTCCCTGCTCACCGCGGAGATCAACAGCCAGCTCAACGGGATGGCGGGCTACAAGGACCTCACGCCAGAAGCCAGAAAGGATCTGGAAAACTCCCTGAGCTACACCGCACGCCTGTGGTGCGAAACACTGCTGACCGGCGAGGGTTTGTCGCAGGACACTCGCCGTACGCTGAAGGAGATCGGTTGCCGGCGCGTCCATCAAGGTGTGCCCCTGCAATCGCTGATGCGCGGGTTCAGTCTGGGAGTGCGTGAAATCTGGAGCGGCTACCTGGAGCTTGCCAGAGACGACGATGCGTTGAGCAAAGAGTTGTTGTTGCAGATTTCCGGCTACATGTTCGACTTCTTCGACGATATTGCCGAAGAAGTGGTCCAGGCGTATCTGGAAGAACAGATTCAGAAAGTTCGCTGGCGGGAACATCTGCATCAGCGCCTTTATCATTTCCTGCTGCATTCGCCGCAAGATAGCGAAGGATTTGAGGACACCCTGTCGGCACTCGGCCTGGACGCCAGCACGCCCCGCGTGGCGCTCGCACTGGAGCTGCCCTTGCGCCCTGTCCAGCCGTTGCAGCGCGAGGACGAGTTCGACCGTCTGACTTTGCAGGTTTCCCGACATTTGAAGATTCCCGTCAAGGAACTGATCCGCGTCTGGTACCGCGACAGACTGGTGATCTGGCTGCCGGGCATCAAGGGCGAAACCCTCACGCAATGCGATCAGCGCATGAGCGACAGCGCCGCGTCACTGCCGGCGTTGCTGCCGTCGTTGCGTGGTATCGGCATCGGTCTGCTGAATCAGGGAATCGCCGGCTGGATCGGCACGGCGGAAGAAGCGATCAAGGCCATTGACCTGTTCCCTTTCGACGGGGCCGAAGCACGTGTCAGACGCTACTCCAGCGTGCTGATCGAAGACAGCGTGCGCAGCCACGACAACACCCTCAGATACTTGATGTCGCTCATCGAGCAACTCAGCCATGAACCCGACCTGCTGCTGACGCTGGAAGCGTTTTTCTCGAGCGGCCGTCACCGTGCCCAGACCGCCAAGACCCTCGGCATCCACCCGAACACCCTCAATTACCGCACAGGACGCATCGAGAACCTGCTGGGCGCGGATCTCAATGACATCAACTGGGTGAGCCGGCTCGACACAGCCCTGAAACTGCGCCGGCATTCGATCAGCAAGGGACAAGAACGCTAA
- a CDS encoding YtcA family lipoprotein, with amino-acid sequence MPSSDPVRLALIPVVLLLSGCSTSPSLVLFGAAYPDWLFCIVGGVLATTAIHVILGKYSLRERIFPLALSYPALTGLLAMLLWLVVFHG; translated from the coding sequence ATGCCTTCATCCGATCCCGTCAGGCTGGCACTGATACCTGTCGTTCTTCTGCTCAGTGGATGCTCCACATCCCCCTCGCTTGTACTATTTGGTGCGGCGTATCCGGACTGGCTGTTTTGCATTGTCGGCGGTGTTCTGGCGACCACGGCGATCCACGTGATACTGGGCAAATATTCGCTGCGCGAACGCATTTTTCCTCTGGCACTCAGTTACCCGGCGCTGACCGGTCTCTTGGCGATGCTGTTGTGGCTCGTCGTCTTCCACGGATGA
- the mdtN gene encoding multidrug transporter subunit MdtN: MNKPTAKPHSSRVPALLIVLAAFLVLGYVLWQTETRPSTDDAYVYADTIDVVPEVNGRIVEMPVRDNQLVKQGDLLIRIDARPYQDALDQARARLVTLNHQIGLTQRSVNAQQYEAASAVASVERARAQATQSNDTLQRLEKLLAKGYVSVEAVDQARTAQRSTAAELNTSRLQAQRAGAAVSGVDALVAQRAEVEAQISLAELSLEFTEVRAPFDGRIASLRTTVGQFASAYKPIFTLIDTRHWYVVANFRETDLKGIKAGTSATLYLLGDTGKRFQGRVDSLSFGVLPDDGGTVIEGLPRVQRTINWVRVSQRFPVKISVQDPDPELFRIGASAVAVLRPDEPAKTGQ, encoded by the coding sequence ATGAATAAACCCACCGCAAAACCGCATTCAAGCCGTGTGCCGGCGCTGCTGATCGTTCTGGCGGCGTTCCTGGTGCTGGGTTACGTGCTCTGGCAAACCGAAACCCGCCCGAGTACCGATGATGCCTACGTGTACGCCGACACCATCGATGTCGTTCCTGAAGTGAACGGCCGGATCGTCGAGATGCCGGTGCGCGATAATCAGTTGGTCAAACAAGGTGATCTGTTGATCCGCATTGACGCACGGCCGTATCAGGACGCGCTGGATCAGGCCAGGGCGCGGCTCGTTACCCTCAATCATCAGATCGGTTTGACTCAACGCAGTGTCAACGCTCAGCAATACGAGGCCGCGTCAGCGGTGGCATCGGTCGAGCGGGCGAGGGCGCAGGCCACGCAGTCCAATGACACCCTTCAGCGTCTGGAGAAGTTGCTCGCCAAGGGCTATGTGTCCGTGGAAGCGGTGGACCAGGCGCGGACGGCCCAGCGTTCGACGGCCGCCGAACTCAACACCTCCCGATTGCAGGCACAACGTGCGGGAGCCGCGGTCAGTGGCGTGGACGCGCTGGTAGCGCAGCGGGCTGAAGTCGAGGCGCAGATCTCCCTCGCCGAACTGAGCCTGGAGTTCACCGAGGTTCGCGCACCTTTCGATGGGCGCATCGCCTCCTTGCGCACCACCGTCGGCCAGTTCGCCTCGGCCTACAAACCGATCTTCACATTGATCGATACGCGCCACTGGTACGTGGTGGCGAACTTTCGCGAGACCGATCTGAAAGGCATCAAGGCTGGCACGTCTGCCACGCTTTATCTGTTGGGCGACACCGGCAAGCGCTTTCAGGGCCGGGTCGACTCGCTCAGTTTCGGTGTGTTGCCGGATGACGGCGGAACCGTGATCGAAGGCCTGCCCCGCGTCCAGCGCACCATCAACTGGGTCAGAGTTTCGCAACGTTTTCCGGTGAAGATTTCGGTGCAGGATCCCGACCCGGAGCTGTTTCGCATCGGCGCCTCTGCCGTCGCGGTGTTGCGCCCTGACGAACCGGCCAAGACCGGCCAATGA
- a CDS encoding FUSC family protein, giving the protein MSRSTEDWSRGGLERLSRFLIDELKPYPGRVNLLLRTLLGSALVIIISMTLQVPLLALSLIVVFYVTQTNVVLTRMVGILFLVGATLAIGLTILLLKFTYGYPLLRILGASVLFFCSAYLIRVTRIGVVFFVVGIVVIYAQTFVDLTDQAEAVLRLVLWVWVAVSYAIGLTLLVNTLLLPAEPVRQLENHLRSQLLVVARCLSGEQSGATLGAAAIQRSVLASQQLLRFACMRDAGYRSQQAAHLARISSISRLLTLAAQLPPPTANALASELLRQAVLDLEASLGTGQVPEGLSALDQIDTTGLPGVYEEMRLELLSFFNVQAADSAPETKAKGAPMWVPDAFENPVYTQFAVKTLLAASLCYLFYMGTDWQGIHTIMLTCLIVAQPSLGATGMRATLRVGGALVGSALALAMVILVVPHIDGIVGLLFMSLPVIALGSWIAAGSERISYAGVQIVFTFALALLEQFEPSTNLTEIRDRIIGVLLGVGISLLIHAFLWPEAEGETLRQRLATLVGRLADSLKTRRTADDAPRDLRVWSELADCQAMVARVALEPGWQVAESHQEVLVFRMQELLVRLRAIAMAIDALQVELVHGQSQGEAWLASLELCNETAAVLGDYAKQLKGQQGFAVASRELERLREYATARLVDDVLKARFLQLLASVENLPAS; this is encoded by the coding sequence ATGAGTCGCTCGACGGAAGACTGGAGCCGTGGCGGCCTGGAGCGCCTGTCTCGGTTTCTGATCGATGAACTTAAGCCGTACCCAGGTCGTGTGAACCTGTTGCTGCGCACGTTGCTGGGCAGTGCGCTGGTGATCATCATCTCGATGACCTTACAGGTGCCGTTGCTGGCGCTATCGCTGATCGTAGTGTTCTACGTGACGCAGACCAACGTGGTGCTGACCCGCATGGTCGGGATACTGTTTCTGGTCGGCGCGACACTGGCCATCGGCTTGACCATCCTGCTTTTGAAATTCACCTACGGATACCCGCTCCTGAGGATTCTGGGGGCGAGCGTGCTGTTTTTCTGCAGTGCCTACCTGATTCGTGTGACCCGGATCGGCGTGGTGTTTTTCGTGGTCGGCATTGTGGTGATCTATGCCCAGACCTTCGTCGACCTGACCGATCAGGCCGAGGCGGTTTTGCGTCTGGTGCTCTGGGTGTGGGTGGCGGTCAGTTACGCCATCGGCCTGACATTGCTGGTCAACACGCTGCTGTTGCCGGCAGAGCCTGTCAGGCAATTGGAGAATCATCTGCGCTCGCAGTTGTTGGTCGTTGCGCGGTGTCTGAGCGGCGAGCAGAGCGGTGCGACGCTGGGTGCCGCCGCGATTCAGCGCAGCGTGTTGGCGTCGCAACAACTGCTGCGGTTCGCCTGCATGCGGGACGCTGGTTATCGCAGTCAACAGGCGGCGCATCTGGCGCGCATCAGCAGTATTTCCCGGCTGTTGACGCTGGCCGCTCAACTGCCGCCGCCCACAGCTAATGCCCTGGCGAGCGAGTTGTTGCGTCAGGCAGTGCTCGATCTGGAAGCTTCCCTGGGCACGGGCCAGGTGCCCGAAGGATTGTCTGCTCTTGATCAGATCGATACGACCGGTTTGCCCGGCGTGTACGAGGAAATGCGTCTGGAGTTGCTGTCTTTTTTCAATGTGCAGGCGGCTGACAGCGCCCCGGAAACCAAGGCGAAAGGCGCCCCGATGTGGGTGCCGGATGCCTTTGAAAACCCGGTGTACACGCAGTTTGCCGTCAAGACGCTACTGGCCGCGTCGCTGTGTTACCTGTTCTACATGGGTACGGACTGGCAAGGCATCCACACCATCATGCTGACCTGCCTGATCGTCGCTCAACCCAGCCTCGGCGCGACCGGGATGCGTGCGACGTTGCGTGTCGGTGGTGCGCTGGTGGGCAGCGCTTTGGCGTTGGCAATGGTGATTTTGGTGGTTCCGCACATCGACGGAATCGTCGGCCTGCTGTTCATGTCGCTGCCGGTAATTGCGCTGGGTTCCTGGATCGCCGCCGGCTCCGAGCGAATCAGCTATGCCGGTGTGCAGATCGTGTTCACCTTCGCGTTGGCGTTGCTGGAGCAGTTCGAGCCCAGCACCAATCTGACGGAGATTCGTGATCGCATCATCGGTGTGCTGCTGGGTGTCGGGATTTCCCTGTTGATTCACGCCTTTCTGTGGCCCGAGGCAGAGGGTGAAACGCTGCGTCAACGATTGGCCACGCTGGTTGGCCGGCTCGCGGATTCGCTGAAAACCAGACGAACAGCCGACGATGCGCCCCGTGATTTGCGGGTGTGGAGTGAGTTGGCCGATTGCCAGGCAATGGTGGCACGAGTGGCACTGGAACCCGGTTGGCAGGTCGCGGAAAGCCATCAGGAAGTGTTGGTTTTTCGTATGCAGGAACTGCTGGTTCGGCTTCGCGCCATCGCCATGGCAATCGATGCGTTACAGGTGGAACTGGTTCACGGACAGTCACAAGGCGAGGCCTGGCTGGCATCGCTTGAACTGTGCAACGAAACGGCCGCCGTGCTGGGTGACTACGCCAAGCAACTGAAAGGTCAGCAGGGTTTTGCGGTTGCGAGCAGAGAGCTGGAACGCTTGCGAGAGTACGCCACCGCAAGGCTGGTGGATGATGTACTCAAGGCGCGTTTTCTTCAGTTGCTGGCGAGCGTGGAAAATCTGCCTGCCAGTTAA
- a CDS encoding AraC family transcriptional regulator, whose protein sequence is MKQADAGTSRMVQLMETLAPVEGYNLSALEGVRFLRSNRPLTRTPVLYDPGIVILCQGQKRGYLGDDVYVYDAQHYLVVSVPIPFTMETDATDDEPMLAIYMHLDFQLASELMQQVDDLHGPNDALPKGMYASPMDDKLRTSTLRFLEAMSIPGEAQILGPLLMREIYYRILTGEQGGSMRAALNRQGHFGKVTRAIRKIHSCYQERLDVERLAHEASMSVPNFHLHFRGVTDTSPMQYLKSTRLHQARLLMLRNAMTASAAAFNVGYESASQFSREFKRFFGRTPQAEIEWMKATYALPAPTTPSEYVSSH, encoded by the coding sequence ATGAAGCAGGCCGACGCAGGCACCTCGCGCATGGTGCAGCTCATGGAAACCCTCGCACCGGTCGAGGGTTATAACCTCAGTGCGCTTGAAGGCGTGCGTTTCCTGCGCTCGAACCGGCCGCTGACCCGCACGCCTGTGCTGTACGACCCGGGCATCGTGATCCTCTGTCAGGGCCAGAAACGCGGTTATCTGGGTGATGACGTCTACGTTTACGACGCCCAGCATTATCTGGTGGTGTCCGTGCCCATCCCCTTCACCATGGAAACCGATGCCACCGATGACGAGCCGATGCTCGCGATCTACATGCACCTAGACTTCCAGTTAGCCAGCGAGTTGATGCAGCAAGTTGATGACCTTCACGGCCCAAACGACGCGCTACCCAAGGGCATGTACGCTTCGCCGATGGACGACAAACTCCGCACTTCGACGTTGCGTTTTCTTGAAGCCATGAGTATTCCGGGCGAAGCGCAGATTCTGGGACCATTGCTGATGCGGGAAATCTACTACCGCATTCTGACGGGCGAACAAGGCGGATCGATGCGTGCCGCGCTCAATCGACAGGGGCATTTTGGCAAGGTGACTCGGGCGATCCGCAAGATCCACAGTTGCTACCAAGAGCGCCTCGACGTCGAGCGACTCGCCCACGAAGCCAGTATGAGCGTGCCGAACTTCCACCTGCACTTTCGCGGTGTTACGGATACCTCCCCGATGCAGTATCTGAAATCGACACGTTTGCACCAGGCGCGACTGTTGATGCTGCGCAACGCGATGACCGCTTCGGCAGCGGCGTTCAACGTGGGTTATGAAAGCGCCTCGCAGTTCAGTCGCGAGTTCAAACGCTTTTTTGGCAGGACACCGCAGGCGGAGATCGAGTGGATGAAGGCGACGTACGCATTGCCTGCGCCGACTACGCCCTCGGAGTATGTTTCGTCGCATTAA
- a CDS encoding oxidoreductase: MTTTKTLFITGVSSGFGHALDKEALAAGHRVIGTVRKEADLHVFQSLSMDNAYGVMLDVTDFDRIDEVIAQVEATHGPVDVLINNAGYGHEGIFEESPLVDMRRQFDVNVFGAVAMIKAFLPFFRKRRAGHILNITSMGGTITMPGIAYYCGSKFALEGISDTLSKELAPFNIFVTAVAPGSFRTDWAGRSMQRTPRSIADYDASFDPVRKAREEKSGKQLGDPQKAAQAMLQIIASPAPPAHLLLGSDALRLVREKLKHAASEIDQWEALTRSTDH; this comes from the coding sequence ATGACCACCACCAAAACCCTTTTCATTACCGGCGTCAGCAGCGGCTTCGGCCATGCGCTGGACAAAGAAGCGCTCGCGGCCGGCCACCGTGTCATCGGGACCGTGCGCAAGGAGGCCGACTTGCACGTCTTTCAATCGCTCTCCATGGATAACGCTTACGGGGTGATGCTGGATGTCACGGACTTCGATCGGATTGATGAAGTCATCGCGCAGGTTGAAGCCACACACGGCCCGGTCGATGTGTTGATCAACAACGCCGGTTACGGTCACGAAGGCATCTTCGAAGAGTCGCCGCTGGTAGACATGCGCCGCCAGTTCGACGTGAACGTGTTCGGCGCCGTTGCCATGATCAAGGCGTTCCTGCCCTTCTTTCGCAAGCGGCGGGCGGGCCATATTCTGAATATCACGTCGATGGGCGGCACGATCACGATGCCGGGGATCGCTTACTACTGCGGCAGCAAGTTTGCGCTCGAAGGCATCTCCGATACGCTGAGCAAGGAGCTGGCGCCCTTCAATATCTTCGTGACCGCCGTTGCGCCGGGTTCATTTCGAACCGACTGGGCCGGTCGCTCGATGCAGCGCACGCCGCGCAGCATTGCCGACTACGACGCCAGTTTCGATCCGGTGCGCAAGGCGCGCGAAGAAAAGAGTGGCAAGCAACTCGGCGACCCGCAAAAAGCCGCCCAGGCGATGTTGCAGATCATCGCCAGCCCGGCCCCACCGGCACACTTGCTTTTGGGCAGTGACGCGTTGCGCCTGGTGCGTGAAAAGCTCAAACACGCCGCCAGCGAGATCGATCAGTGGGAAGCGTTGACTCGCTCCACCGACCATTGA
- a CDS encoding TspO/MBR family protein, whose amino-acid sequence MTFLIFLLACGAAASTGMIFQPGPWYESLVKPRFTPPNWVFPVAWTTIYLLLAWVGYRLTLTPGSETVLALWAAQIALNTLWTPVFFGAHRIFAGMLIITLLWLVVAAMVVLALRLDVMTGLILFPYLAWLCVAAALNFSILRNNRE is encoded by the coding sequence ATGACCTTTCTAATTTTCCTGTTGGCCTGCGGTGCGGCAGCGAGCACCGGGATGATTTTCCAACCGGGCCCATGGTACGAATCGCTGGTCAAACCGCGCTTCACACCGCCCAATTGGGTGTTCCCTGTTGCCTGGACAACGATCTACCTGTTGCTCGCGTGGGTCGGCTATCGTCTGACCCTGACGCCCGGCAGCGAAACGGTCCTCGCCTTGTGGGCGGCGCAAATTGCATTGAACACCTTGTGGACACCCGTGTTCTTCGGCGCGCATCGCATCTTCGCCGGTATGCTGATCATCACGCTGCTGTGGCTGGTAGTCGCCGCGATGGTGGTGTTGGCCTTGCGCCTGGATGTGATGACCGGATTGATCCTGTTCCCTTACCTGGCATGGCTGTGCGTCGCGGCGGCGTTGAACTTCTCCATCCTGCGCAACAACCGCGAATAA
- a CDS encoding alpha/beta hydrolase, with protein sequence MKTSMDWPADENELAQLRAFNKKLARLPRFRIRNRITPRAIQLLLRLSQLGGARKLLKHGLEAERKVVSVDGASVPVRIIRPKTKAKGVVLDFHGGGWVIGNAQMNDHLNIAMVKACDVAVVSVDYRLVVSTPIEGVMQDCLTAARWLLSDDCREFANLPVIVVGESAGGHLAAATLLQLKQWPDMLKRVSGALLYYGVYDLTGTPSVRDAGPDTLLLDGPGMVEALRMLTPGLSDEERRQPPLSPLYGDFTGFPPALMFAAELDPLRDDTLELAERWGRAAEVEVHLLPETAHGVIHFPLGLAERVVGYSREWVGGRVAEG encoded by the coding sequence ATGAAGACATCAATGGACTGGCCCGCAGACGAAAACGAGTTGGCGCAATTGCGCGCGTTCAACAAGAAGCTCGCCCGGCTGCCGCGCTTTCGCATCCGCAATCGCATCACGCCACGGGCGATTCAGTTGCTGTTGCGCCTTAGCCAATTGGGCGGCGCGAGAAAGTTGCTCAAGCACGGGCTCGAGGCAGAACGCAAAGTGGTTAGTGTCGACGGCGCATCAGTGCCGGTGCGGATCATCCGACCCAAGACAAAGGCCAAAGGCGTGGTGCTGGATTTTCATGGCGGCGGCTGGGTCATCGGCAATGCGCAGATGAACGACCACCTCAACATCGCCATGGTGAAAGCCTGCGACGTGGCCGTGGTCTCGGTCGATTATCGGCTTGTGGTCTCGACGCCGATTGAAGGCGTCATGCAGGACTGCCTCACGGCGGCTCGCTGGCTGCTGAGCGATGACTGCCGCGAGTTTGCGAACCTGCCCGTCATCGTCGTGGGCGAATCGGCCGGCGGCCACCTCGCCGCCGCGACCCTGCTGCAACTCAAACAGTGGCCGGACATGCTCAAACGGGTGAGCGGGGCGCTGCTGTACTACGGCGTCTACGACCTGACCGGAACCCCCAGCGTGCGCGACGCCGGGCCCGATACTTTGCTGCTGGATGGGCCTGGGATGGTTGAAGCGCTGCGGATGCTTACGCCGGGATTGAGCGATGAAGAACGGCGGCAGCCACCGTTGTCTCCGTTGTATGGAGACTTCACCGGGTTTCCGCCGGCGTTGATGTTTGCGGCGGAGCTGGATCCGCTCCGGGATGACACGCTTGAACTGGCTGAGCGTTGGGGTAGGGCGGCGGAGGTTGAAGTGCATTTGTTGCCGGAGACGGCGCATGGGGTGATTCATTTTCCGCTGGGGTTGGCGGAGAGGGTGGTTGGGTATAGTCGGGAGTGGGTTGGGGGGCGGGTGGCTGAGGGTTGA
- a CDS encoding peptidoglycan recognition family protein: MAEQFTTEAKATEVKPGVPVAPTTITVNDRAATREAIIRLLSKKKCEFVERSSWGAHKAKGEMVDDWDYSMIALHHAGRSVGCGAGAGQMRAIQSEHQAKFDDIGYHYGIDCTGKVFEGRDIRFKGSSVHNYNTGVIGIVLLENLTTAEEGDDMVAFARQALESINGNMDQKIPAIQIDTLLTLIQALTSVFRVTTLGGHREFPMQAGEGKICPGNIGMELVRNLRIKTKLLRPPSS; this comes from the coding sequence ATGGCTGAACAATTTACTACTGAAGCAAAAGCGACTGAAGTCAAACCAGGTGTGCCAGTTGCTCCCACGACTATCACCGTCAACGATAGAGCTGCCACTAGAGAAGCGATCATCAGACTACTCAGCAAAAAAAAGTGCGAATTTGTAGAGCGGTCATCATGGGGAGCGCATAAAGCAAAAGGTGAAATGGTGGATGACTGGGACTACTCGATGATCGCCCTTCACCACGCAGGACGAAGTGTAGGCTGCGGTGCTGGTGCAGGACAAATGCGGGCGATTCAGAGTGAGCATCAGGCTAAGTTTGATGATATCGGCTATCACTATGGCATCGATTGTACGGGCAAAGTCTTTGAAGGACGTGACATACGATTCAAGGGATCAAGCGTACATAACTACAACACAGGTGTGATTGGTATCGTTTTGCTAGAAAACCTGACAACCGCCGAAGAGGGTGACGATATGGTCGCTTTTGCTCGCCAAGCCCTCGAAAGCATCAACGGCAACATGGACCAGAAAATCCCTGCCATACAAATTGATACCCTTCTGACCTTGATTCAGGCGCTGACCAGCGTTTTCAGGGTGACAACGTTAGGTGGGCACCGTGAATTCCCCATGCAAGCCGGCGAAGGAAAAATTTGCCCTGGTAATATTGGCATGGAGCTTGTTAGAAACCTTCGGATTAAAACCAAACTTCTGCGACCGCCTTCATCATGA
- a CDS encoding PAAR domain-containing protein, with translation MAKPAARLTDPTSCPMPGHGPKAIASGSPDVFFDGLAAATKGDTCTCGSALDSAVSATVFINGKNAALVGTVGTHGDVVIGGSGTVIIGDSHTPAPFTPPLPLLLQKTYGHTFSIVDSETGQPLVGRNFTATVNGQKITGVTDSAGIAKIKTPVKDANISMSIDFTSPARTLNELTD, from the coding sequence ATGGCGAAGCCAGCTGCACGCTTAACTGACCCCACCAGTTGCCCTATGCCTGGGCACGGGCCCAAAGCCATTGCGTCCGGATCACCCGATGTGTTTTTCGATGGCCTCGCGGCTGCGACGAAAGGAGACACTTGCACCTGCGGCAGCGCTTTGGACTCGGCAGTGTCTGCGACGGTGTTCATCAATGGCAAGAATGCCGCTCTGGTGGGAACCGTCGGCACACACGGCGACGTAGTTATTGGTGGCTCGGGTACGGTGATCATCGGCGACTCCCATACTCCTGCACCGTTCACGCCTCCACTCCCGCTTCTACTGCAGAAAACCTATGGGCACACTTTCAGCATCGTTGATAGCGAGACTGGCCAACCTCTAGTCGGAAGAAATTTCACTGCCACTGTAAATGGTCAAAAGATCACAGGTGTTACCGATAGCGCTGGGATAGCGAAGATCAAAACTCCAGTCAAAGATGCCAATATTTCCATGAGCATTGATTTCACTTCTCCAGCTCGGACGCTTAACGAATTAACGGACTGA